Within Flavobacterium pisciphilum, the genomic segment AAAGTATATTATTCAGGATTTCGATTTGCATTTTTTTAAACAGCCAAAAGAGGAAGTGGTAAAAAAATACGCTCGTAGAATCAATAACTATTTGGGAGAGAATTTAGTTGGGACTAAGCATATCGAAGATTTACATGATTTAGGATATATTCCGATGGTTTTTAAAGCTTTGCCAGAAGGAACAAGTGTACCAATTCGTGTTCCTATGTTTACTATGTACAATACACTTCCAGAATTTTTTTGGTTAACAAATTACTTTGAAACATTGCTTTCAGCAGTGGTTTGGTTGCCTTGTAATTCTGCAACAATTGCAAAACAGTATAGAAAAGTGCTTGATAAATATGCACAGGAAACATCATCTGTTCCTGAGTTTGTAGATTGGCAAGGGCATGATTTCTCTATGAGAGGAATGGGAGGAATAGAGGCAGCAGTAACGTCTTCTGCAGGGCATTTATTAAGTTTTACAGGTACAGATACTATTCCGGCGATTGATTTTCTAGAGGAGTATTACAATGCCAATTCAGATATTGAATTAGTTGCAGGTTCAGTAGCTGCAACTGAGCATTCAGTAATGTGTATGGGAACTACCGAAGGGGAATGTGAAACTTTTAAAAGATTAATTTGCGAAGTTTACCCTAAAGGAATTGTTTCTATAGTTGCTGATACTTGGGATTTATGGAGAGTATTGACTGATTATTTACCTCAATTAAAGGAAGAAATTATTTCAAGAGAAGGTAAAGTTGTGATTCGTCCAGATAGTGGTGATCCGGTAGATATTATTTGTGGTAATCCAAACGGGAAAACAGAAGAAGAAAAGAAAGGTGTTATAGAATTAATCTGGGATGTTTTTGGAGGAACAACAAATAGTAAAGGATATAGAGAGTTAGTGCCGCAAATTGGAGCAATATATGGAGATAGTATTACTGTAGCTAGAGCAACTCAAATTTGCGAAAGATTAAAAGCTAAAGGATTTGCTTCTACAAATGTGGTTCTGGGGATTGGTTCATTTACATATCAGTATAATACCAGAGATACTTTTGGATTTGCAATGAAAGCAACTTACGGTGAAGTAAACGGTGAGGGAAGAGCGATCTTTAAAGATCCAATTACAGACGATGGAACAAAGAAATCTGCTAAGGGATTAATGAAGATAGATTTAGTAGATGGGGTATATCATTTAACAGATAATGTTTCTTGGGAAGAAGAGAGAAAGGGAGAATTAAAAGAAGTTTTTCGAGATGGTAAATTGTTAATTAATCACACATTAACAGCCATTCGAAATAATATAAAAAATGAGGAGCTTGTAATAAGCTAAATAATAAAGAAAAGCCTAAATGAAATTAACATTTAGGCTTTTTTATTTTTTAAATAGATTTACTTCTTGTAGAAATTATTATGGTCAATATATTCCCAAACTTTTTCAGGTAACAGGGGTTGAATATTTTTTCCTTCTTTAATATTATTGCGAATAAAAGTAGAAGATATTTCTACGATTGGAGCATCTATTAAATGAACTTTAGGATGGTTTTTTAGTTCTACATTTTCTACTTCAGATGAAATTCTAGGGTAAACATAAATATCATAATTTTGAAGAATCACTTCATAATTTTTCCATTTGTGAAGAGTTTTCAAATTGTCTTCCCCCATAATCAATGAAAATTCATGATTTGGATATCTTTCTTGCAAATGAATTAGCGTATTTACAGTATAATTAGGCTGAGAGAGTTTAAACTCTATATCTGAAGGTTTGATTTTTTCGAAACTATCAGTAGCAATATGAACCATTTGTAAGCGATGGTAATCGTCTAGTAATGTGCTCTTCTTTTTAAGCGGGTTGTGAGGTGTTACCACCATCCAAACCTGGTCTAAATTGGCATGTTCTGCCATGTGATTGGCAATAATAAGATGCCCAACATGAATGGGATTGAAAGTTCCGAAATAAAGACCAATTTTCATAAAAATGGTTATTTTGTTTGATAGATCAAATTGTAATTAACTACAATAATACAATACAGGGTAGTTAATTCTTTTTTTACTTTCAAAATTGTTCTGAAATGTAGCGATTAAGCTTAAAAACGATTCTTTTTAGTGATCAGGTTATCAACCGAAAATTTACCGCTTCCTGTAACAAAAAGGAGTAAATAGAACAATAGGTATAGTATTCCCATTTCTTTAGTGTCGATTGGGTCAGCACCATGAATAATAAATACAGCTACTAGCATTGTTATTAGTAATGGTATTGCGGCTAATCTTGTTCCTAAACCTATTGCAATAAAGAAAGAACATACAACTTCTGCAAAAACAGCAAGACATAAAGAGAAAGTGCTTCCTACTCCAAGAGGATCGGGAAATTGGATTTCACCTCCAGCTAAAAGTGTGTTTAACTTTGGTAAACCATGAAAAATCATCAATGTAGCAATTGATAATCGAATTATAAGAAGAATAAGACTCAGGCTATTTTCGTTTCTTTTGACTTGAAATAATTTAATCATAATGTTAAGTACTGTTTTCTGTTCTAAAATTAATTTATTCTTTTGATATCGCTCTTTAGTTTAGAATTTCTAATCTCTATTTATAAATTCCTTTACCAGTTGATATGCTTCTTCTTTGGCAGTATCTAAATCGTAATTTTTGATAATCTTGTCAAATTGAGGAGCTGTTGCTAATTCTACAGATGCTTTTGCAATACGCATATTGATTTTATCTTCACTTTCCGTAGAACGTTTTTTCAATCTTATTTTTAGTTCATCAATACTTGGAGGTTTTACAAAAACAGCAAGAGTTTGTTCAGGGAATTTATGTTTGATACGTAATCCACCAGAAACATCAATGTCAAAAATAACATTTTTTCCTAAGGCCCAAATACGTTCAATTTCGCTTTTTAAAGTCCCGTAAAAATTATCACGGTATACTTCTTCCCATTCTAGGAAGTCTTCGGCTTTAATATGCTTTTTAAATTGTTCTAATGAAATGAAATAGTAATCAGTTCCATTAACTTCCTCTCCACGTGGCTCACGTGAGGCTGCAGATATAGAGAATTCTAAATTTAAATCTTCTTTGCTTAATAAATGTCTAACGATGGTTGTTTTTCCTGAACCTGAAGGTGCTGAAAATACTATTAATTTTCCTTTTTTCATTCTGTTTTAATTTCAATTAATTTCTCATTAATGGTAATTGCCTTTGCAATTTTGGTGTCAGCACCATTTTCAGATAATTTAAATTTTTTAATGTGTTTTACGTCACTCTTCATTTGTTCGTAATAGACATTGCTTAAGCAGCTTTCTATTTCTGCTCTTTGAGTATCTATTAAGTTAAAATCGGAATTGTAGTTTAATATTGTGTACCCAATTTCACTGCCAGCACCACACATTCCTTGTATGTTGAATTTGGATATATAGTCAAATTTTAATAATATTTTTGTTCCTGTTGAGGTGCTTGTAAAATTTATTAATTCGAAATCTCTGTCATAAAACCCTAAGTGTGATAAATCGATGTTTCGATTTATCTTAGGACTTTTTATGTTTAAAAGTTGGTATTCTTTTAAAAGAGAAATGTCATTATTGTAAAAATTGAGTTTTAATTTTTTCTTTCCATCACTCCATTCATTAGTTGATTTATCACTTCCTGAATAACTAAAT encodes:
- a CDS encoding nicotinate phosphoribosyltransferase, with translation MNPLLLTDGYKVDHRRQYPTGTTLVYSNWTPRKSRIEGVEEVVFFGLQYFIKKYIIQDFDLHFFKQPKEEVVKKYARRINNYLGENLVGTKHIEDLHDLGYIPMVFKALPEGTSVPIRVPMFTMYNTLPEFFWLTNYFETLLSAVVWLPCNSATIAKQYRKVLDKYAQETSSVPEFVDWQGHDFSMRGMGGIEAAVTSSAGHLLSFTGTDTIPAIDFLEEYYNANSDIELVAGSVAATEHSVMCMGTTEGECETFKRLICEVYPKGIVSIVADTWDLWRVLTDYLPQLKEEIISREGKVVIRPDSGDPVDIICGNPNGKTEEEKKGVIELIWDVFGGTTNSKGYRELVPQIGAIYGDSITVARATQICERLKAKGFASTNVVLGIGSFTYQYNTRDTFGFAMKATYGEVNGEGRAIFKDPITDDGTKKSAKGLMKIDLVDGVYHLTDNVSWEEERKGELKEVFRDGKLLINHTLTAIRNNIKNEELVIS
- the nadD gene encoding nicotinate (nicotinamide) nucleotide adenylyltransferase; amino-acid sequence: MKIGLYFGTFNPIHVGHLIIANHMAEHANLDQVWMVVTPHNPLKKKSTLLDDYHRLQMVHIATDSFEKIKPSDIEFKLSQPNYTVNTLIHLQERYPNHEFSLIMGEDNLKTLHKWKNYEVILQNYDIYVYPRISSEVENVELKNHPKVHLIDAPIVEISSTFIRNNIKEGKNIQPLLPEKVWEYIDHNNFYKK
- a CDS encoding DoxX family protein; amino-acid sequence: MIKLFQVKRNENSLSLILLIIRLSIATLMIFHGLPKLNTLLAGGEIQFPDPLGVGSTFSLCLAVFAEVVCSFFIAIGLGTRLAAIPLLITMLVAVFIIHGADPIDTKEMGILYLLFYLLLFVTGSGKFSVDNLITKKNRF
- the gmk gene encoding guanylate kinase, which translates into the protein MKKGKLIVFSAPSGSGKTTIVRHLLSKEDLNLEFSISAASREPRGEEVNGTDYYFISLEQFKKHIKAEDFLEWEEVYRDNFYGTLKSEIERIWALGKNVIFDIDVSGGLRIKHKFPEQTLAVFVKPPSIDELKIRLKKRSTESEDKINMRIAKASVELATAPQFDKIIKNYDLDTAKEEAYQLVKEFINRD